TGAGGTTCCTGGATATGCTTTTACTCAGTCATTAACAGGAACTTTTGTGTTCCTTGGTGTTGGATTGTTGCTGCTGCATTTGGCTAAGAGGAAGGAAAAAGAAAAGCAGCAGTTCCATGATTGGAACAAATAATAACACAGCCCGCTTTGCGTGCTGTGAAGCAATGCGCCACAAAGCAGCGCATTGCATAGTGGTTTAACGCGCTGTCGCGCGAGGAGACACGCTCCCTACGGTCGCGGGCAAAAAAAATAACAGGCATTTTGTGCCTGTTATTTTTTTGCCTTGAGTTACCATCGCTTTCCGTGACTTGCCTTGCGTTTTCATAGCCTATAAAAACTTTAATTGCTTGATAATGACGACTATGCAACGTTGCGCTGCACCAAAACAAGCACAACGTAAGCTTGCAACATGCAGACGATGTGATGATTAACATTTTTAAAGGCTATGGAACCCTCAAAAATCAAAAACATTCAGCCCTATTTTGGAATCTTTTACGCGCGGTAGGGTGAGGGAGTAGTTGGTGACAATGAATTCTCCGGCGCCGTTGAGGGTGGCTTTTAGCAGGTGGCCGGCAATGGCGGTGTAGTCTTCACGGCCAAAGGTGGCGTGAAGGTGCAGATAGACATCACCATTCATTAGGGAGATGTTGCCGGTGAGGTTTGCTATCTCCATTTGCTCATCAAAAGTTTTGTCTACGTATTGTTTTGTAGAAGGGTTGAAGAAGCGGAGCGTGGCGCTTTTAACTGCCCCAATGCCAATGATTTGTCCGCCTTTGATTTTTTTGTCTTTGCAGAATTGCGTTAGGACGTTTACAATTTCTTCATGATTTTTGATGCTGACTGCATATCTTTTTGTCTCGTTCATTCCGTATAAGTAGAAAGGTGAGAGATTTTTGCAGGTGTATGGTTTGTCTGTTAGCATTGTGTATGATTTTTACAAAGATAAGAATTTGTGTTTCTTAGTGTTGGAGTGTTGCCGCTGCATCCTGCCCAGTGATGTGGATAAAAGCGTGCTATATCAGCATTTATATCCGGATAAAAGTGCGATAACACATTATTTTTATCCGGATAAAAGTGTGGATAACGATGAAAAGTTATATCTTTGCGTTAATTATTAACACTTTATGCTATGAAAAGAGATAAAATGCAAGATTTGATAGCCTGGAAAGGGAACAAAAACAGGAAACCTCTTATTGTGCGCGGTGCCAGACAAGTTGGGAAGACATGGATTGTAAAAGAGTTTGGTCGCACTCAGTATCAGAACATGGCATACGTGAATTTTGAGAATGCTCCTGAGCTTGCAAATCTGTTTAAACAAGATTTAAATCCTAAAAGGATAATTTCCGCCTTGAGTACGTATCTGGGAATTAACATTAATTCTAATAATACTCTTATCTTTTTTGACGAGATTCAATCCGTTGAAGGAGGCCTTGCATCATTAAAATATTTTTGTGAAGATGCCCCTGAATATCACGTTATTGCTGCTGGTTCTCTCTTAGGCATAGCGTTGCACTCAGGTACATCATTCCCTGTCGGGAAGGTAGATTTTATTGATATTAAGCCGCTTACATTTTTTGAATTTTTAAATGCGGTTGGACAAGAGAGTTACGTAAGTGCAATATTGAGTAGAGATTGGGAGACTGTTTCAATTTTACATAGTCGTTTATGTGACTTGCTGAAAGTGTATTTTTTTGTTGGTGGAATGCCGGAAGCCGTTCAAACTTATGTAGATACAAAGGATCTTTCAAAAGTGGAGCATGTCCATCAAAATATTTTGTACTCATATCAGGCAGATTTTTCAAAGCATGCACCATTTGAAATTATTCCACGGCTTAACTTGGTTTGGAACAGTATTCCTGCACAACTTGGAAAAGAAAATAAAAAATTTGTTTACGGAATTATTCGCCAAGGTGCTCGCGCAAAAGATTATGAAATGGCAATTTATTGGCTTTTAGATTGCGGTCTTCTTTCAAAATGCTGTAGAGTTTCAAAGCCTTCAATTCCTCTAAAGGCTTATGAAAATTTTTCCGTTTTTAAATTGTTTTTGGTTGATATCGGACTGCTGTCAACGCTCTCTCATTTGGATAGTAAAATTATGATTGATGGTGATTCCGTTTTTACGGAGTTTAAAGGCGCAATGACGGAACAATTTGTTATGCAAGAACTTATGGTTGCTCATCACGACAGCACTTATTATTGGACCAATGAAAAAAGTACAGCTGAAATTGATTTTCTCGTTCAAGGCAATG
The window above is part of the Bacteroidales bacterium genome. Proteins encoded here:
- a CDS encoding DNA-binding protein, which produces MLTDKPYTCKNLSPFYLYGMNETKRYAVSIKNHEEIVNVLTQFCKDKKIKGGQIIGIGAVKSATLRFFNPSTKQYVDKTFDEQMEIANLTGNISLMNGDVYLHLHATFGREDYTAIAGHLLKATLNGAGEFIVTNYSLTLPRVKDSKIGLNVFDF
- a CDS encoding ATP-binding protein, encoding MKRDKMQDLIAWKGNKNRKPLIVRGARQVGKTWIVKEFGRTQYQNMAYVNFENAPELANLFKQDLNPKRIISALSTYLGININSNNTLIFFDEIQSVEGGLASLKYFCEDAPEYHVIAAGSLLGIALHSGTSFPVGKVDFIDIKPLTFFEFLNAVGQESYVSAILSRDWETVSILHSRLCDLLKVYFFVGGMPEAVQTYVDTKDLSKVEHVHQNILYSYQADFSKHAPFEIIPRLNLVWNSIPAQLGKENKKFVYGIIRQGARAKDYEMAIYWLLDCGLLSKCCRVSKPSIPLKAYENFSVFKLFLVDIGLLSTLSHLDSKIMIDGDSVFTEFKGAMTEQFVMQELMVAHHDSTYYWTNEKSTAEIDFLVQGNADVFPIEAKAGINVHAKSFKMFCEKYKVKNAYRFSLLQYKEQDWMTNVPLYAAGII